One window of the Gambusia affinis linkage group LG13, SWU_Gaff_1.0, whole genome shotgun sequence genome contains the following:
- the rgs7a gene encoding regulator of G-protein signaling 7a, producing the protein MAQTNISGQGTNGVADESPNMIVYRKMEELIARMQDEKNGIPIRTVKSFLTKIPSVFSGSDIVQWLMKNLDIEDQVEALHLGTLMAAHGYFFPISDHVLTLKDDGTFYRFQTPYFWPSNCWEPENTDYAVYLCKRTMQNKARLELADYEAESLARLQRAFARKWEFIFMQAEAQAKVDKKRDKIERKILDSQERAFWDVHRPVPGCVNTTEVDIKKSSRMKNPHKTRKSVYGLQNDIRTHSPTHIPTPEAKQPTKEELQDQITFGQLQLDRHRLKMSKVAESLLGYTEQYVEYDPCLTPQDPSNPWMSDDTTLWELEVSKEPGQQRVKRWAFGIDEVLKDPVGREQFLKFLESEFSSENLRFWLAVQELKKRPIREVPTRVQEIWQEFLAPGAPSAINVDSKSYGKTTQNVKDPGRYAFEDAQEHIYKLMKSDSYSRFIRSSAYQELLQAKKKKSKNLF; encoded by the exons ATGGAGGAGTTAATAGCACGCATGCAGGATGAGAAAAACGGCATCCCCATACGAACAGTGAAAAGTTTTCTCACCAAGATCCCCAGTGTTTTTTCAG GTTCTGATATAGTACAGTGGCTCATGAAGAACCTGGACATTGAAGATCaag TGGAGGCTCTTCACTTAGGAACACTGATGGCTGCTCATGGTTACTTCTTCCCTATTTCAGACCATGTTCTTACTCTTAAAGATGACGGCACTTTCTACAGGTTTCAG ACTCCATACTTTTGGCCGTCAAATTGCTGGGAACCTGAAAACACAGACTATG CTGTTTACCTCTGCAAAAGAACAATGCAAAACAAAGCACGTCTGGAGCTCGCTGACTATGAAGCG GAGAGCTTAGCAAGGCTACAGAGAGCTTTCGCCAGAAAATGGGAGTTCATCTTTATGCAAGCAGAAGCACAAGCAAA GGTTGacaaaaaaagggacaaaattgAGAGGAAAATTCTTGATAGTCAGGAAAGAGCATTCTGGGACGTGCACCGACCAGTG CCTGGTTGTGTGAATACAACAGAAGTTGACATAAAGAAGTCCTCCAGAATGAAAAATCCACACAAAACCAGAAAG TCGGTGTATGGGCTACAGAATGACATCCGTACCCACAGTCCTACCCACATCCCCACTCCAGAGGCCAAACAGCCCACAAAAGAAGAGCTGCAAGATCAG ATCACCTTTGGGCAATTACAATTAGACCGGCATCGACTGAAAATGTCCAAAGTGGCAGAGAG TTTGCTGGGTTACACAGAGCAGTATGTTGAATATGACCCATGCCTCACACCTCAAGACCCATCTAACCCCTGGATGTCAGATGACACCACCCTCTGGGAACTTGAAGTCAG CAAGGAACCAGGCCAGCAGAGGGTAAAGAGGTGGGCGTTTGGTATTGATGAGGTCCTGAAAGATCCTGTTGGAAGAGAGCAGTTCCTGAAGTTTCTTGAGTCGGAATTCAGCTCAGAGAATCTCAG GTTCTGGCTTGCAGTTCAGGAACTAAAGAAGCGACCCATCAGAGAGGTCCCAACTCGTGTTCAGGAAATCTGGCAGGAGTTTTTGGCCCCCGGAGCGCCCAGTGCCATCAATGTGGACTCCAAGAGCTATGGCAAAACCACTCAGAATGTCAAAGACCCTGGACGTTATGCGTTTGAGGATGCACAG GAACACATCTACAAATTGATGAAGAGTGATTCTTATAGCCGTTTCATTCGTTCCAGTGCCTACCAGGAGTTGTTACAGGCAAAGAAGAAG aaaagtaaaaatttgttCTGA